GAGAAAGAAATTCTGGTACCTGGTCTGTAAAATGAAGCTCTTGTATTGATTTCCTGAGTTCCTAAGATACTTCCGAAAGTATAATCAGAAGGAGCAGAACCCATAGTAAATTCTTGGTTTCTAGTAGCGTCGTTCAAACCTCCCCAGTTACTCCATTGTGGTCGGCCATCATATACTTTGTTCATAACGATACCGTTAATCATCGTGGTTCCGTATTCGTTGTCCAGACCTCTGATTCTAAAACGAGCCTGGCCCCAGTTGAACGCTGCAGATTGTTGGAAAGCATCTCTTGTTGCCTGTAATAATCCTGAAGTACTTTCAGAACCACTGTTGTCATCACCCAAATCATTTTCAGTAATGGTAATCAAGCTTAATTGCTGCTCAGAAGTAATGTCTTCTGCCAAAACAACAACTCCCAAGTCTAAAGGTTGACCTTCAACATCGATAGACAGGATTTGACGAGAATAGCCAGTACTTGAAACTTCAAGAAGATGGCTGCCGTGTGGCGCATTTTCGAAAACAAATACACCGTCAGAATTTGTCAAAGCGGTCAATGTTGTGTTTCGAATTGTAGCTACTACATTTTGCAATGGTTTTTGAGTTTTTGAGTCAACAACTTTACCCTTAACTAAGGACCCCTGCTGAGCAAAAGCAAAAACGACTTGCATTACAAATAAAATACTAATTACAAGTTTTTTCATAAATAAATTTAATGATTAATCCCTTTTTGTTAGAAATACAATTTCTTAACGGCGGCAAAGTTACATTATTAATTAATATTATTTACTTTTGCTCCCAAGTTTATGTTAAACTTCATATTTAATTAATATTGGATTTATGAGAATTAAAAAATTTATTGCCCTTTTCATTGTATTATCTTCAATAAATGTTGCGCAAGCTCAGGATAAGAAGTTTAGAGTGCAAACCATTGCATTCTACAACTTTGAGAACTTGTTTGACACGATTAACAATGCAAATGTGAATGATGAAGAGTATACCCCAACAGGTACACAAAATTGGACAGCGGAGAAATACAAAAAGAAACTGGCAAATCTTAGCAGGGTTTTGAATGAAATTGGAACCAGCGATCAGCAGAAGGAATCTCCTGTGATTATTGGTGGTGCAGAAATTGAAAACAGAGGTGTTCTTGAAGATTTGGTAAAACAACCGCTTTTGATTAACAAGGATTATGGTATTGTTCATTATGACTCTCCGGACAAAAGAGGAATTGACGTGGCATTGCTATACCAAAAAAAGCATTTCAAACCAACGAGTTCTATCAATATTCCGCTAATCATTTATGACCAGACAGATAAGACAAAGAGAATTTATACCCGTGACCAGTTGTTGGTTACCGGATTGCTGGATGGTGAAGAAATGCACTTTATCGTAAACCACTGGCCATCACGTTCAGGAGGTGAACAAAAATCAAGTCCAAACCGTGAGGCTGCCGGAAGATTAAATAGAAAAATTATTGACTCGTTGTATAATATCAATCCAAACGCAAAAATCATTACTATGGGTGACTTAAATGATGGTCCTTATAATAAGAGTGTTAAGGTTGAATTAGGAGCCAAAGCCAAAAAAGAAGAAACCAAAGAAAGAGGCATGTACAACCCTATGGAAGAAATGTCTAATAAAGGAATCGGAACTTTGGCTTATAGAGACGCCTGGGATTTATTTGACCAGATGATTCTTTCCGAGCCATTAATCAGAAAAGATTATTCTTCCTATCGTTTCTGGAAAGCCGGTGTTTACAACAAGCCTTTCCTTACACAAACAACAGGACAATATAAAGGTTATCCGCTAAGAAACTCCAACGGTCAGGTAGGATTCAGTGACCACTTTCCCGTGTATCTGTACCTGATAAAAGAGGTAAAATAATTTTAAAGGCTAGTTTTTTACTGGCCTTTTTTATTTTTAGTAATTTAGTAGAAATATTAAAGCTATGGCAATTTTAAAACCGTTCAATCTCAATCAATGGATTGAAGAGAACAGGCATCTGCTAAAACCGCCTGTTGGAAATAAAAACATTTATGTTGATTCTGAAGACTATATCGTAATGATAGTAGCCGGGCCAAATGCCCGAAAAGACTACCATTATAATGAAACTGAAGAATTGTTCTATCAGCTTGAAGGCTCTATAAAAGTAATCATTCAGGAAGACGGCAAACGCAAAGAAATGGAACTCCATGCCGGAGATATGTATCTTCATCCGGCCAAAACGCCACACTCTCCGGTTCGTTCAGCAGGTTCCATAGGTCTGGTTATTGAAAGAAAAAGAGCAGGAAAAGGCTATACGGACGGACTGCTTTGGTTCTGTGAAAACTGTAACCACAAACTTTACGATGTCTACTTTGAGCTCAACGATATTGAAAAAGATTTCCTGCCGCATTTTCAGCATTTTTATAATTCCAAAACGTTACGTACCTGTACAAAATGCGGAACCATTATGGAAGCCGATAAAAAATACACATTAAAGAGATAATATTGTGGTGCTCTTCAAAAACTGAAAACCTTGCTCAACAAGCAAGGTTTTTTTATTGTGCTAAAAAAAACATAATGGAGGTAACAGTTTCATATTTAATGTCATACCTTCGCGCCGCATTTAAAATTATCCTTAAAAAATGGACGATTATTATCAGAAGAACATTTTATTAATGTAAGGACAGCGCGTCATATCGCAAGCTGTTCTTAGAAATAGCATTGCATTATGATTACATTCTACAAAAATGACAGTGGGCTTATTCCTGCCCAAAACCCAAACGAAAGCTGCTGGATTAATGCGGTTTCTCCAACTAGAGAAGAAATCAGATACCTTCTTGAAGATTTAAAATCCCTGAAGCCTTTTATAATGACATTGAAGATATTGACGAACGTCCGCGTCTGGAAACCGAAAACGGCTGGAATCTCATTATCCTGAGAATCCCTTTTAAGAGCAATGACGAAAAGCTACCATTTAATACGGCTCCTTTGGGACTGATTTTTAACGACGATGTTTTTGTTTCCTTATGTTTTCAACCCAACGACATGCTGGAAGATTTTGTGTTGTATACGCAGCGTAAAAAAATAGCAATCGCTTCGCATTATGATTTAGTACTCAAATTATTGCTGTCATCCAGTGTCTGGTATCAGAAATACCTGAAACACATTAACCAGCGTATCAAATTGGCTGAAAGCAATCTGGAAAAATCAATAAAAAATGAAGAACTCCAGGCCTTGCTGCAAATTGAAAAGTGTCTGGTATTTTTTATAACATCTTTAAAAGGGAATGATATCCTTTTCCATAGAATCAAAAATTTAAAAAATCAGAAAACAACACTTAACCCCGATTTGGTTGAAGACGTAGAAATTGAATTGCGGCAGGCAGAAGAGACGACAAATGTGTACAGCAACATTTTAACCGGAATGATGGACGCTTATGCTTCTGTAATTTCAAATAACCTGAACGTTATCATGAAACGGCTGACTTCCATTTCAATCATTTTGATGATTCCTACATTGGTAGCGAGCCTGTACGGAATGAACGTGCCTAATAACCTTCAGGCAAGTCCGCTTGGATTTTGGATTATCCTGCTCATGTCACTATTCATTTCCATTCTGGGCGTATTTATATTTAAGAAGCGAAATCTGTTTTAATTCTTTAAGAAAAGGAAAGACAATTGCTAAAAAAACATTTTGATTCGCAAAATCCACCTATAAATCATAACTTCGCAAAAAATAATACAATTTACAATCAAAAAGTTATAAATGGCAACAATAGCAAATCAATTTGGAATGACTGAAGCCTTGCAACAATTGGGCTTGGCGGCAATTAACGAAGGAACTTCAACAGGAAACAGCTGGTTTTCAAATGGTGAAATCATTGAAAGCTACTCTCCGGTTGACGGTCAGCTAATCGGAAAAGTAAAAACTACTACAAAAGAGGATTATGAAAAAGTAATGAAAAGCGCTACCGAAGCTTTCAAAACTTTCCGATTAATGCCGGCGCCTCAGCGTGGAGAAATTGTTCGTCAGTTTGGTCAGAAATTGCGCGAGAAAAAAGAAGCTCTGGGTAAATTGGTTTCCTATGAAATGGGTAAATCATTCCAGGAAGGTCTTGGAGAAGTTCAGGAAATGATTGATATCTGCGATTTTGCCGTTGGACTGTCCCGTCAGTTGCACGGATTAACAATGCATTCAGAGCGTCCTGGACACAGAATGTATGAGCAGTACCATTCATTAGGAGTTGTTGGAATCATTTCTGCTTTCAACTTCCCGGTAGCCGTTTGGTCATGGAATACCGCTTTGGCATGGATCGCCGGTGATGTTTGTGTTTGGAAACCATCTGAAAAAACACCGTTATGTGGTATCGCTTGTCAAAATATCATCGCAGAAGTCCTAAAAGAAAACAACCTTCCGGAAGGTATTTCCTGCCTGATTAACGGCGACTACAAAGTAGGTGAGTGGATGACTGCAGATGTTCGCGTTCCTTTGGTTTCTGCAACAGGTTCAACAAGAATGGGAAAAATAGTAGCTCAGGCTGTAGCCGGACGTTTAGGGAAATCATTATTGGAGTTAGGAGGAAACAATGCTATCATCGTAACTCCGGATGCAGATATTAAAATGACAGTTATCGGAGCTGTTTTTGGCGCTGTAGGAACTGCAGGACAAAGATGTACTTCAACACGTCGTCTGATTATTCACGAAAGCATTTACGATAAGGTAAAAGATGCTATTGTGGCTGCTTACGGGCAATTGAAAATAGGAAACCCATTAGACCAAAACAATCACGTTGGGCCGCTTATCGACACACATGCAGTTGAAATGTACAACAAAGCTTTGGAAAAGGTAGTAGCTGAAGGCGGTAAAATTATCGTTGAAGGTGGCGTTCTTTCTGGCGAAGGTTATGAAAGTGGATGTTATGTGAAACCGGCAATTGCTGAAGCAGACAACTCTTTTGAAATCGTACAGCACGAAACATTTGCACCAGTTTTATACCTGTTGAAATATTCTGGAGAAGTTGAAAATGCAATCGACCTTCAAAATGGTGTGGCACAAGGATTATCTTCAGCAATCATGACAAACAATTTGCGTGAAGCGGAAAGATTCCTTTCTGTTGCAGGTTCTGACTGTGGAATTGCAAACGTAAACATCGGAACTTCTGGTGCTGAAATCGGTGGTGCTTTTGGTGGTGAAAAAGAAACCGGAGGCGGCCGTGAATCAGGTTCTGACGCATGGAAAGTATATATGAGAAGACAAACGAATACAATCAACTATACTACCAAGTTGCCTTTGGCACAAGGAATCAAGTTTGATTTGTAAGATTTAGCTATTCTTAATAATAAAGTCCTGCTGAAAAGCGGGACTTTTTGCTTTGCGGCTCTGCGCCTTTGCGAGCAACTATTTCACGTAAAGGCGCAGAGCCGCAAAGTTCCTAGATAATGGAAATTTGGTGTAAACTCCCCGATAATCATTTTACATTTCCCGGAATAAAAACCTTTCGTCAAAAGAGCCAAGCCATTGGTCAAATGAATTTTCCGGTGTATTGCTGAACTGCGTACTTCGTGCAAAAAATAAATTTTGACATGAAGAAACTGGTTTTTTATTGGGTACTATTTTTTGCTTCAATTGCAGGCAAAGCGCAAACAGGCATTTCAGGACAAGTCAAGGCAGATTATGTGCCTTTTTCTAATTATATACGCCCTATTGATAGTGTAAAGACAGATTCCAAGAGTGATTTTAAGAGAGTACAAGCCGCTCTGGAAATACCGCTCTCTCTTAAAATGGTTGATGAGAATAAGCCAAAATTGTGGTCGCTGTATCTTCAGGGAAGCTATGCTGCTATGGAAAACAAATATTATGACGAGAAATTGTTTCCTGCGGAATTGTTGAATGCCCAGATAGGATTGAAACATATCCGGCCTATTGGAGGCAAGTGGTCCATGATGGCAACCTTGTCTGTGGGTATCTATACCGATTTGGAACAGATTACTATTGACGATGTTTTGCTTCAGGGAGGAGTGCTTTTTATCAAAAATTTCAAGCCTAATTTGGCATTCGGATTTGGCCCGGTATTGACCAATGCATTTGGTATTCCTATGGTTTTGCCCGGAATTTATTTCAATTGGGAAACTCAAACAGCATTGCATTTTAAGATAGCATTTCCTGAAGGTGCCGAAATAGGCTATAGATTCACACCGAATTTTGACTTAAAAGCAGTGGTAGAATTGGATGGTATGACAGCCGAAGTTTCTCGGGATGGAAAATCAAAACTGTTAGGCTATCAGCAAATCATTGCAGGAATACGCCCCCAATTTAAATTAGGCGAACATTGGACAATTGATTTTACGGCTGGCTCTACGCTTACACGCTCTTTTCAGACAAATGACAGAAAGCTTAGCGATATTTTTAAAGAAAAGGATATGGCCAATCCAAAATTTTCGACTACGTTTTATGGTGCGGCAGCTTTAAAATGGAAGTTTTAGATTATCGGCTTAACAGGTTTTTATAAACTACCTCTTTCAGGAGTGCCTCTCTGCGTGTTCTTGAAATAGGTAGTTGCTGCCCGTTAATAGAAAGACGGCCGCCTGCTATAGAATCGATATGATCAATATTTACCAAAAAGGATTTATGAATCCTGAAAAACTTTTCTTTAGGAAGCGTTTCTTCCAGCGAAATCATAGTCTGATGGATAATCAGGACTTGATTTTTGAAATGCAACTTGGCATAGTTCTGCATTCCTTCGATATAAAGAATATCCATCCAGGATATTTTTTGGAAACCTTCACCCTGGCGGATATATAGAAAAGGGTCAGCCTGAACCTGCTGTTTTGCAGAAGCGGTTAATGAAAACAGTTGCTGAGCTTTTAAAGATGCCTGATAAAATCGTTGAAATGTGATAGGTTTCAGCAGATAGTCTACTATTTGAAGACGATATCCTTCCAAAGCATGTTCAGAATAGGCTGTCGTAAAAATTACCATTGGTGGGCGTTCCAGAGAATCTAAAAATTCCAGACCCGAGAGATAAGGCATGTTAATATCCAGAAACAGTAAATCGACCAGCCCTTTTTGGACGTATTCTGAAGCTTCGAGAGCCGAAGCACAGGAACCGATAACTTCCAAAAAATCTATTTTTTCAATAAAATCGATAATGCTATGCCGCGCCAATGGCTCATCATCAATAACGAGACAATGAATCATCACTTTAGAAGACTGGTCCGCATTCATATTCATATCAATTGAGTGCTAAATTAAGAATAATTGTATACGTATCTTTCGTTTTCTCAATAGATAAATCATAACGACATGGATATTGGATATCAAGCCTCTTGCGCACATTTTCCAATCCAAGTCCATGATCATTAGATGATGGTTTATACTGTTCAGTATATGAATTTTTTATTTTTAGCATGAGATCATTTCCTTCCTGTCTGCACAACAGATTTACGTAACCATTTTCATGAGGAAGCCTTGAAACGTGTTTAAAAGCATTTTCTACTAATGGCATCAACAGTAATGGTGTGATTTGTAGGCTACCGTTTTGGATTTCCCATCGGCAATCCACATCCAATTCATTTCCCCAACGTACTTGCTCAATACCGACAAGATTTTTCAGATATTTGATTTCCGCATCCAGCATTACATATTCACGATTGGACTGATACAATTGGTAACGCAGAATATCCGAAAATTTGACAAGCAACTCAGAAGCAAGAGGCACATTGCGTTGCATGAGAATATGAATGTGATTGAGCACATTAAACATCAGGTGCGGATTGATCTGATCCTGCAATATCTTGATTTGGGCTTCCAGGTGATTTTGCTTTAACAGGGCGTGCTTTTTTTCCATTATGCCATGCTCCTGATAAAAACGCAGGCCGCAGGCTGTACCATTTACTAATAAAGCCGCCGGAATCGCGGTGTAAAAACGGAACCAGAAATGTTCTAAAACAGGTAATTTGGATTGAGGATAAATACCTCGTATTTCATAACTTGAAAACACGACAGATATCAGTGCGAGGCATCCGGCCAGAAGGAATACCATAAAAACAAACTGAGCTCCAAAAAAGCCCATCCTGTTTTTGTTCAAAGCTTTAGGTAGCAAAACATCGCTTAGCGTATGAGCAATAGTAATGGAAAATACTAAGAAAAGCAGTGCCTGGTAGACAGCATGTAAGAAATTAAAATCCTGGATCATCTGTGACCAGATGGCAAAACCTAAGGCACACCAAAATACACTTATAAATAGCCAATGCTTGTATTGAGAATTTTTTTTCATGAGAAAAGGCAAAGATAATCTTGCTTCGTTAAATTTTCGAATATACAAAGAAGGAAAGATTATTGCTTTTTTTGAAAAATATTTGACCAACTGTATCTACAGATTGACTAAAAGCAGATGTGGCAGTAAAAAAACATCCGGTTTTACTTCTCCCACAAACTATCCGTAAAATATTGTTTGCCATCTAAAAAGTTTTCAACAACCTTAAAATTCAACTGATTTGCCAAATCCTCAATTTCTGCAAAACTGTATTTTTTAGAAAGTTCTGTCCAAATGGTTTCGTTTTTTTCAAAACTAAACGATGTGTTTAGTACCCGACTGTAAAATTGCTGTTGGATTAAGCTGTACAGATAGCTATTGACTTCGCCATTTTCAGGATTATAGTGGCAGTAAAAATCAAATTGATCTATGGCAATATCTGCATCCAGTTCCTTGTTAATCCTATGTAGCAGGTTCATATTGAATGCTTTGGTAATTCCATGCGGGTCGTCATAAGCAGCCTGTATAACTCTGGGGTCTTTTTGTAAATCAATGCCTAGCAATAATTTATCACCCTTTTTCATTCCGGACGAAAATTTTTGAAGTAAACCAAATACATCTTCCTTTTTATAATTGCCAATATTGCCGCCCAGAAAAAGAAACAGGTTTGGAGTGTCATCTTTTGCTATATCTTCAAGCACATCAAAATAATCGCCAATTTTCGATTCCATTTTGAGTTTTGGCAAGGCAGAGAGCAGGTCTTCTTCCAGAATTAATATGGCTTCTTCAGATATGTCAATAGGCATATAGGTGAAATCTGCATCTTTATTCAGGAAAGTCTTTAATAACTGCTTTGTTTTTGTGCCGTCACCAGAACCAAACTCCACAATATTGAATTTTCCTTTAAAAGCCATTTTATCCAAAATGGTATCAGATTGCCAGGACAGGATTTCCAACTCGCAATTGGTAGGGTAGTACTCGGGCATTTTCATGATTTGCCGGAATATCTGACTTCCGTTATCATCATAAAAATATTTAGAGGACAAGTGTTTCTTTTTTGAAGTCAATCCTTCAAGGACATCTTCCGCAAAAGCGGTATAATGGATGGGTTGTGCAGTATTCATAAGCAATTATTTTGCGAGACGAATGCCGTTGAACTGCCAGCGTTCATGGGCATGAAAAAAGTTTCTGTATGTTTTTCGGTCATGCTGTGGTGGCGTGGCACAGGAAGCGCCACGGAGTACCATCTGATTGACCATGAATTTTCCGTTATATTCTCCGATAGCGCCTTCGGGTTTTTTAAAATTCGGATAGGGCAGGTAAGCGCTGTTTGTCCATTCCCAACGCTTTCCCCAATTGAATTTGTCGGCAGCAGCTTCCCATTCGAATTCGGTTGGCAGTCGCATTTTTTTCCAGGCTGCAAAAGCAGCAGCTTCATAAAAGCTGATGTGTGTCAGGATAGCTTCTGGATTTAATTTTTCCAATCCGCCTAAAGTGTAATTGTGCCATTCTCCATCAATCTTATGCCAGTATAAGGGTGCCTCAATTTTGTTTTCGGTAACCCAGGACCAGCCTTCATCCAACCAATAATCAAAATTCGTATAGCCGCCATTAGAAATGAACTCCAGATATTCCGCATTGGTCACCAGCGATTTTGAAATTTCAAAATCATGCAGGTATACTTTATGTCTTCCATGTTCATTGTCAAATGAAAATCCTTCCCCTTCAAATCCTATTTCATAAATACCTTCTTCGAGCTTTACAAAACCGGTTTCTTCATTTTCCTGTTTTTCCCAATCAATATTTTCGTCATATACGGGGAAAATAGGATTGTTTCCAAGAATATATTTAATGTCGGTAATAAGCAGTTCCTGATGTTGCTGTTCATGATTCAATCCCAATTCGATTAAGTCTTTTAACTCTTCCGATTTAAGCTGTAACAGTATTTGCATATGCATGTCTACATAAGAACGGTATTCAAATACTTCATGAACGCCCGGACGGGTAATGTTTCCCCTATCCGCTCTAAAAACACGTTTGCCTACAAAATTGTAGTAGCTGTTGAATAAGAAGCTAAAATCGTCATCGAACAGTTTATAATCCGGAAGATGATCGTTTAAGACGAACTGTTCAAAAAACCATGTAGTATGTGCCAGATGCCATTTTGGAGGACTTACAAAATCAGCAGGCTGCGGTACAAAATCTTCTGTAGTCAGTGCATTACAGAGGTGTTCAGTGTGTTTTCTAATAGAATTGTATCGGTCTGAAAGTGTCATTTTTTGGGTGAGTTTGTATACCTAATTTACAAATAATGTTTTACAGCTTCTTTCAAACCGGCTGATTTTAACCTATTTATAACATTGCTAAAAAAAATAAATAATCCAGGCAACCTTTTTAAAAGTTTTGCATCTATATAGAAATTGCTATGAAAAAGATTCCATTGTAACGGCATAGAAACCCGGAAACTATATTTGACAGCAACTGCGAAAACTATCAATCTTTTGCTTCAGGTTTGGTTATGATTACTGCAGCTGCATGTCACGTTATTCCGAAAGTGTGACTGTCGCGTTACAACCGGAATAAAAAAAGTCCCAATATTACCGGGACTTTTTCTTTTGCGGAAATAGGAAAACAAAAAATCCGATTCTTTTTAGGAACCGGATTTTGAATATGCTGTTTATTTTATAATTATAGATTGAACGAAGCGCCAATATGGAAAACAAACTGATTGTTCAGGCGGTCATATCCAAATACATCACTTTTATATTTTGCAATTGGAACGCTAAATTCCGTAAACAAACCGAAACCTTGCGAGAAGAAATAGCGTCCGCCTAAATGGGCACCAAAATTTCTTAAGCCTAAATCCAGACCCGGATAGATATCTACATTTTCCGGCAAGCCCATCACATTTCCGATGTTTGCATTAAAACGCGCTTTCAAATCGAAACGGTCTTCAAATTTAGAGCCGTCGCCATCAACGCCCAACAGATATGTGGTGTATCCACCAATAGACATGTTTTCTCCGATTCCATAGTCATAAGTAGCCATGATTCCTGTTGCATGATCCTGAAAGTTGGCACCTACCTGAAACTTCTTGTCGCCTTTTCCGCTAAAAGCCTGTGCGTTTCCAAGAAAAGCACTTAAAAGCAAACCAATTGTTATAATTTTCTTCATGATTAAAAATTTTATGCAAATATACTCGAATTTTATAATTTTTTAAACAAATTAATTTCGGCCACTTTCTTCAGGATATAACAAGTAAACCGGATCGCTTTGCCAATATTCTTTTGTTTGAATATCCAGAATAGTCAAAGGGCCTTTAAAAGCAGCTCCTGTATCAACATTCCAGATGTTTGCCTTATTCACAGGAACGGTTTCTCCAATTCGGGTTACCGGTGTATGGCCAATAAAAATTTCAGTGTAAAGATTGAATCTTTTTGGATAAAAAGGACTGTCTTTTTCAATAGAACTGTCAAGCGAAAGTGCATTTTCCCACAAGGTGCGTTCCCAATAAAACATTTTTGGGAAATATTCATAGGTAACTCCGTTGAGGTTGGTAAACCCGGCATGGACAAACAAACGATTATGTTCGTCCAGATGGTAATTTTCTAAAGTTTTAAGAAAATCAATATGAGCCTGTTTTTTTTCCTGAGACAGTATGCTATATTTTTCCATAGTCAGGCGACCGCCATGATTGAACCATTGCGGGTTGTCCTTTTTTACTTCCAACCATTGCAACAGCAGGTCGTCATGGTTTCCTCTTAAAAAAATGCAATTATGTGTGGTTTTCAGAGCAATTAAAAAATCAATTACTTCCGGAGATTCGCTCCAGCCGTCAACATAATCCCCAAGAAAAATCAAGGTATCATTAGTGGTTACGTTGGCTCTTTTAAAAATCTGGTGCAGGGCTTTTAATCCGCCATGGATATCTCCAATGATTAAAGTTCTGTTCATTCTATAAAGTATTGTTTTCAAATATCATAAAAAACTATTGATTATATAAAAGAATAATTCACATTTAGCGTTTAGTTAGGATTGAAAAAGAAAATATTTGATTTAAAATTCTGACTTTTAAAAACTACTATGCAAAAAATTTACCCCCAACTGGCCTTTTTATTCTTTATTGGGCCGGTTTTGTATGCACAGAACACAATTAAAGGAAAAATTATTGATTCAGAAACCAAAGAACCTCTTGCTTTTGCTACGGTTGTCATTAATGGAGATAATAGACAAGGTGTGTCTTCTGATATTGAAGGTACCTTTGTCTATAAAAGCACTTCGCCTATTTCCAGCGTCAGTTGCAGTTATATGGGATATGAAAATTTTTCCACTCCCGTTTTAAAAAAGGACAGCGAAATAGTAATTGCTATGGTCCGTTCCAAATTTGATTTAAACGAAGTGGTTATAGAATCAGGAGAGAATCCTGCCAATGCCATAATTAGGAAAGTAATTGCCAATAAAGAACTTAATAATCCTGAAAACATCAATTCTTTTAAATACCGGTGTTATAACAAGTTAATTTATGATTACAGATCGGATTCGCCCGATAAAAAAGACAGTTTGCTCATCCGGCAAAAACTAAAGGGAAGCCGGCTTTTTATGATGGAATCTGTAACAAACCGAAAATTCATAAAACCCGATATT
This portion of the Flavobacterium lindanitolerans genome encodes:
- a CDS encoding magnesium transporter CorA family protein; translated protein: METENGWNLIILRIPFKSNDEKLPFNTAPLGLIFNDDVFVSLCFQPNDMLEDFVLYTQRKKIAIASHYDLVLKLLLSSSVWYQKYLKHINQRIKLAESNLEKSIKNEELQALLQIEKCLVFFITSLKGNDILFHRIKNLKNQKTTLNPDLVEDVEIELRQAEETTNVYSNILTGMMDAYASVISNNLNVIMKRLTSISIILMIPTLVASLYGMNVPNNLQASPLGFWIILLMSLFISILGVFIFKKRNLF
- a CDS encoding L-histidine N(alpha)-methyltransferase; its protein translation is MNTAQPIHYTAFAEDVLEGLTSKKKHLSSKYFYDDNGSQIFRQIMKMPEYYPTNCELEILSWQSDTILDKMAFKGKFNIVEFGSGDGTKTKQLLKTFLNKDADFTYMPIDISEEAILILEEDLLSALPKLKMESKIGDYFDVLEDIAKDDTPNLFLFLGGNIGNYKKEDVFGLLQKFSSGMKKGDKLLLGIDLQKDPRVIQAAYDDPHGITKAFNMNLLHRINKELDADIAIDQFDFYCHYNPENGEVNSYLYSLIQQQFYSRVLNTSFSFEKNETIWTELSKKYSFAEIEDLANQLNFKVVENFLDGKQYFTDSLWEK
- a CDS encoding sensor histidine kinase, which translates into the protein MKKNSQYKHWLFISVFWCALGFAIWSQMIQDFNFLHAVYQALLFLVFSITIAHTLSDVLLPKALNKNRMGFFGAQFVFMVFLLAGCLALISVVFSSYEIRGIYPQSKLPVLEHFWFRFYTAIPAALLVNGTACGLRFYQEHGIMEKKHALLKQNHLEAQIKILQDQINPHLMFNVLNHIHILMQRNVPLASELLVKFSDILRYQLYQSNREYVMLDAEIKYLKNLVGIEQVRWGNELDVDCRWEIQNGSLQITPLLLMPLVENAFKHVSRLPHENGYVNLLCRQEGNDLMLKIKNSYTEQYKPSSNDHGLGLENVRKRLDIQYPCRYDLSIEKTKDTYTIILNLALN
- a CDS encoding DUF6268 family outer membrane beta-barrel protein, producing the protein MKKLVFYWVLFFASIAGKAQTGISGQVKADYVPFSNYIRPIDSVKTDSKSDFKRVQAALEIPLSLKMVDENKPKLWSLYLQGSYAAMENKYYDEKLFPAELLNAQIGLKHIRPIGGKWSMMATLSVGIYTDLEQITIDDVLLQGGVLFIKNFKPNLAFGFGPVLTNAFGIPMVLPGIYFNWETQTALHFKIAFPEGAEIGYRFTPNFDLKAVVELDGMTAEVSRDGKSKLLGYQQIIAGIRPQFKLGEHWTIDFTAGSTLTRSFQTNDRKLSDIFKEKDMANPKFSTTFYGAAALKWKF
- a CDS encoding LytR/AlgR family response regulator transcription factor, with translation MNADQSSKVMIHCLVIDDEPLARHSIIDFIEKIDFLEVIGSCASALEASEYVQKGLVDLLFLDINMPYLSGLEFLDSLERPPMVIFTTAYSEHALEGYRLQIVDYLLKPITFQRFYQASLKAQQLFSLTASAKQQVQADPFLYIRQGEGFQKISWMDILYIEGMQNYAKLHFKNQVLIIHQTMISLEETLPKEKFFRIHKSFLVNIDHIDSIAGGRLSINGQQLPISRTRREALLKEVVYKNLLSR
- a CDS encoding 3-hydroxyanthranilate 3,4-dioxygenase; the encoded protein is MAILKPFNLNQWIEENRHLLKPPVGNKNIYVDSEDYIVMIVAGPNARKDYHYNETEELFYQLEGSIKVIIQEDGKRKEMELHAGDMYLHPAKTPHSPVRSAGSIGLVIERKRAGKGYTDGLLWFCENCNHKLYDVYFELNDIEKDFLPHFQHFYNSKTLRTCTKCGTIMEADKKYTLKR
- the amaB gene encoding L-piperidine-6-carboxylate dehydrogenase is translated as MATIANQFGMTEALQQLGLAAINEGTSTGNSWFSNGEIIESYSPVDGQLIGKVKTTTKEDYEKVMKSATEAFKTFRLMPAPQRGEIVRQFGQKLREKKEALGKLVSYEMGKSFQEGLGEVQEMIDICDFAVGLSRQLHGLTMHSERPGHRMYEQYHSLGVVGIISAFNFPVAVWSWNTALAWIAGDVCVWKPSEKTPLCGIACQNIIAEVLKENNLPEGISCLINGDYKVGEWMTADVRVPLVSATGSTRMGKIVAQAVAGRLGKSLLELGGNNAIIVTPDADIKMTVIGAVFGAVGTAGQRCTSTRRLIIHESIYDKVKDAIVAAYGQLKIGNPLDQNNHVGPLIDTHAVEMYNKALEKVVAEGGKIIVEGGVLSGEGYESGCYVKPAIAEADNSFEIVQHETFAPVLYLLKYSGEVENAIDLQNGVAQGLSSAIMTNNLREAERFLSVAGSDCGIANVNIGTSGAEIGGAFGGEKETGGGRESGSDAWKVYMRRQTNTINYTTKLPLAQGIKFDL
- a CDS encoding endonuclease, which codes for MRIKKFIALFIVLSSINVAQAQDKKFRVQTIAFYNFENLFDTINNANVNDEEYTPTGTQNWTAEKYKKKLANLSRVLNEIGTSDQQKESPVIIGGAEIENRGVLEDLVKQPLLINKDYGIVHYDSPDKRGIDVALLYQKKHFKPTSSINIPLIIYDQTDKTKRIYTRDQLLVTGLLDGEEMHFIVNHWPSRSGGEQKSSPNREAAGRLNRKIIDSLYNINPNAKIITMGDLNDGPYNKSVKVELGAKAKKEETKERGMYNPMEEMSNKGIGTLAYRDAWDLFDQMILSEPLIRKDYSSYRFWKAGVYNKPFLTQTTGQYKGYPLRNSNGQVGFSDHFPVYLYLIKEVK